One Bombus pyrosoma isolate SC7728 linkage group LG7, ASM1482585v1, whole genome shotgun sequence genomic window carries:
- the LOC122569515 gene encoding sushi, von Willebrand factor type A, EGF and pentraxin domain-containing protein 1 isoform X1, with translation MGREILLSLLGILVVGAEGLKCGHPAVPMNAKVSLSDESIATGTLATYTCDAGYELFGSGSLTCNAGGKWQGDLPFCGTNVAFRKPTNQSTTVRGGDASHGNDGDSSTEHDGKRCTETQSEPSPWWKVDLLKSYSVKVVRVTTRGCCGHQPLQDIEIRVGNSSVELQRNPLCAWFPGTIEEGITKTFVCARALIGQYVFLQLVGVEGSLSLCEVEVFAVDEFSTDRCAYTGTPADADLAAFNSTCYEFIVKKGGSFQEARNYCRTRGGDLVHGFQAAASVYILNNLERRKDKLKTQLVWIGAQKEPLITARTWRWVDGEIVQKPSWGKDQPNNYNGEQNCVVLDGGRSWLWNDVGCNLDYLHWICQSRPPTCGSPEKFENTTIIGTKRTIGSTIEYVCPDGYMLIGSKSRTCQPNGFWSGEPAMCKFVNCGPLPELENGAITLVNKRTTHGALADYACKENYTLLGDARRRCGDGGIWSGHQPQCLFDWCPEPPQINGGVVTTTGKRAGSTATYSCQNGFILFGDNVLTCGVGGEWSGKAPQCRFVDCGAPAQIEFGSVTLINGTTTVKSLAVYTCLEDYWLVGEAKQECTKEGKWSHDTPSCELITCEEPEVPAGSYVVGYDLNVHSGIEYHCEAGYLLQGETRHTCGRDGEWSGEVPTCEYVDCGKVLPVLNGAAEYVNGTTHLGSEITYSCTRNYRLNGVSRRYCLDNGQWSDATPKCEEIRCPEPIYAEHGILSVTGNDRMYGRTLIRTGTPENSNTGATSYKIGALAKYRCERGYKVVGEPLSTCEDNGKWSGEVPRCVYVDCGKPEHIQHGRYTLTSNATYYGAAALYECDGNFELDGFARRLCLENGTWSSDTPVCKEIRCKDPEKEGVLSTQVSTHSVGGVAHYSCPRGFYMEGNETRICLQNGSWSGSTPACFSVDCKHPEPIENGRVIVVNGSTTYGGTAEYHCLPQYERVGPFLRKCLDTGSWSGEEPKCEFMPNEVAEAQGVGTSVGIGAGVIIFILIILGLVYLRLRKATPVKNTENVQAAERKEDQNAAVMSYATLNDGTTNTMYENVPEDGLYDSPYSLSGSTYGYGTNMRRHYGRSGHYEAEPVSNRNGITINGVSVR, from the exons ATGGGACGAGAGATTCTCCTATCCCTTTTGGGAATCCTCGTTGTGGGCGCAGAAG GATTGAAGTGCGGACATCCGGCTGTACCGATGAATGCCAAGGTGTCATTGTCCGATGAATCCATAGCAACAGGCACTTTGGCAACGTACACTTGCGACGCTGGATACGAATTGTTCGG CAGTGGCAGCCTAACATGCAACGCTGGTGGAAAATGGCAAGGGGATCTACCATTCTGCG GCACGAACGTCGCCTTTCGCAAACCAACCAACCAATCGACCACCGTACGAGGCGGAGATGCCAGCCACGGAAACGACGGCGATTCAAGTACGGAACACGATGGAAAGAGATGCACCGAGACTCAAAGCGAGCCTAGCCCTTGGTGGAAGGTCGACCTTCTCAAGTCGTATTCGGTAAAAGTGGTCAGAGTAACAACCAGAGGTTGCTGCG GTCATCAACCGCTTCAGGATATCGAAATACGCGTTGGTAATAGCAGCGTAGAGCTGCAACGCAATCCCCTGTGCGCCTGGTTCCCTGGCACGATTG AAGAGGGAATCACGAAGACTTTCGTGTGCGCCAGAGCCCTGATCGGCCAATATGTGTTTCTGCAGCTGGTCGGCGTCGAGGGAAGCTTGAGTTTGTGCGAGGTGGAAGTGTTTGCTGTTGACG AATTCTCAACTGACAGATGCGCTTACACTGGGACGCCAGCTGACGCTGACCTGGCTGCTTTCAATTCCACCTGTTACGAGTTCATCGTGAAAAAGGGTGGCTCCTTTCAAGAGGCCAGAAATTATTGTCGGACAAGAGGCGGCGATCTCGTTCATGGTTTCCAG GCTGCAGCCTCGGTGTATATACTAAACAATCTCGAAAGGCGGAAGGACAAACTGAAGACGCAACTAGTTTGGATAGGTGCTCAGAAGGAACCGCTGATAACGGCGAGAACATGGCGATGGGTTGACG GAGAGATTGTGCAAAAACCGTCCTGGGGAAAAGATCAaccaaataattataacgGCGAGCAAAATTGCGTAGTGCTGGACGGTGGTCGTAGCTGGCTGTGGAATGACGTTGGCTGTAACCTTGACTATTTGCATTGGATATGCCAAAGCA GGCCACCTACTTGCGGTAGTCCAGAAAAGTTCGAAAACACAACAATTATAGGCACCAAACGAACCATAGGATCTACGATAGAATACGTTTGTCCCGATGGGTATATGCTAATAGGATCGAAGAGTAGAACATGTCAACCAAATGGATTTTGGAGTGGCGAGCCGGCCATGTGCAAAT TTGTTAACTGCGGCCCCCTGCCTGAACTGGAAAACGGCGCGATCACGTTGGTCAATAAAAGAACGACTCACGGAGCGCTTGCTGATTACGCATGCAAAGAAAACTACACGTTGCTCGGTGATGCGAGGCGTAGATGCGGAGACGGCGGTATATGGAGTGGACATCAACCTCAGTGTTTAT TTGACTGGTGTCCGGAACCACCTCAAATTAACGGTGGAGTTGTGACAACTACCGGAAAGAGAGCAGGCTCGACAGCCACTTATTCTTGTCAAAATGGCTTCATTCTATTCGGAGATAAC GTTCTCACGTGCGGCGTCGGCGGTGAATGGTCAGGTAAAGCGCCTCAATGCAGATTCGTCGATTGTGGAGCACCGGCGCAAATTGAGTTCGGTTCCGTGACCCTAATTAATGGCACCACCACAGTTAAGAGTTTGGCCGTGTATACTTGTCTGGAAGATTACTGGTTGGTTGGTGAAGCGAAGCAAGAATGCACCAAAGAAGGGAAATGGAGTCACGACACGCCGTCGTGCGaat TAATCACCTGCGAAGAACCTGAAGTACCGGCTGGAAGCTACGTCGTCGGATACGACTTAAATGTTCACAGTGGTATCGAATACCATTGCGAAGCAGGATACTTACTTCAAGGAGAAACAAGACATACTTGTGGCAGGGACGGTGAATGGTCGGGAGAAGTACCGACCTGCGAAT ATGTGGACTGCGGGAAAGTTTTGCCTGTCTTGAATGGTGCTGCAGAATACGTGAATGGGACGACTCATCTCGGAAGCGAAATCACCTACAGTTGCACGAGAAACTATAGGCTAAATGGAGTGTCAAGAAGATACTGCTTAGACAACGGTCAATGGAGCGACGCGACTCCAAAGTGTGAAG AAATTCGCTGCCCGGAGCCGATTTATGCGGAGCACGGAATTCTTTCTGTGACTGGCAATGATCGAATGTACGGTAGAACTCTAATTCGGACGGGAACTCCGGAAAATTCTAATACCGGTGCGACTTCCTACAAGATCGGTGCACTTGCAAAATATCGTTGTGAAAGAGGGTACAAGGTGGTCGGGGAACCTCTATCCACTTGCGAGGACAACGGAAAATGGAGCGGCGAGGTTCCGCGATGTGTCT atGTCGATTGTGGGAAACCGGAACACATTCAACATGGAAGATATACTTTAACGTCGAACGCTACCTATTATGGAGCTGCTGCTCTTTACGAGTGTGACGGTAATTTTGAATTGGATGGATTTGCTAGGAGACTGTGTCTTGAGAATGGCACTTGGAGCAGCGACACCCCAGTTTGTAAGG AAATTAGGTGCAAAGACCCCGAAAAAGAGGGAGTGTTATCCACGCAAGTTTCGACTCACAGCGTAGGTGGAGTGGCTCATTACAGTTGTCCGCGTGGATTCTACATGGAAGGGAACGAAACTAGAATATGCTTGCAAAATGGATCCTGGAGTGGAAGCACGCCAGCCTGTTTct CGGTCGATTGCAAACATCCGGAACCTATAGAAAATGGAAGAGTGATAGTGGTGAACGGAAGTACTACTTATGGTGGAACCGCAGAATATCACTGTTTACCACAGTACGAAAGAGTGGGGCCGTTTTTGAGAAAATGTTTAGATACTGGTTCATGGAGTGGAGAGGAACCCAAATGCgaat TTATGCCAAATGAAGTAGCTGAAGCACAAGGCGTGGGTACTAGCGTTGGTATTGGAGCTggagttataatatttatattaattatcctTGGACTCGTCTATCTAAGACT GAGGAAAGCTACGCCGGTGAAGAACACGGAAAATGTTCAAGCGGCTGAAAGAAAAGAGGACCAAAATGCTGCTGTTATGTCTTATGCCACTCTTAACGATGGCACAACTAACACCATGTACGAGAATGTTCCAGAGGACGGTCTTTACGACAGTCCTTACAGCCTAAGTGGCAGTACATACGG GTACGGTACCAATATGAGAAGACATTACGGTAGATCGGGACACTATGAAGCAGAACCAGTTTCAAACAGGAACGGCATTACAATTAATGGAGTATCCGTGCGATAG
- the LOC122569515 gene encoding sushi, von Willebrand factor type A, EGF and pentraxin domain-containing protein 1 isoform X2, whose translation MESTMEICNLWPPTCGSPEKFENTTIIGTKRTIGSTIEYVCPDGYMLIGSKSRTCQPNGFWSGEPAMCKFVNCGPLPELENGAITLVNKRTTHGALADYACKENYTLLGDARRRCGDGGIWSGHQPQCLFDWCPEPPQINGGVVTTTGKRAGSTATYSCQNGFILFGDNVLTCGVGGEWSGKAPQCRFVDCGAPAQIEFGSVTLINGTTTVKSLAVYTCLEDYWLVGEAKQECTKEGKWSHDTPSCELITCEEPEVPAGSYVVGYDLNVHSGIEYHCEAGYLLQGETRHTCGRDGEWSGEVPTCEYVDCGKVLPVLNGAAEYVNGTTHLGSEITYSCTRNYRLNGVSRRYCLDNGQWSDATPKCEEIRCPEPIYAEHGILSVTGNDRMYGRTLIRTGTPENSNTGATSYKIGALAKYRCERGYKVVGEPLSTCEDNGKWSGEVPRCVYVDCGKPEHIQHGRYTLTSNATYYGAAALYECDGNFELDGFARRLCLENGTWSSDTPVCKEIRCKDPEKEGVLSTQVSTHSVGGVAHYSCPRGFYMEGNETRICLQNGSWSGSTPACFSVDCKHPEPIENGRVIVVNGSTTYGGTAEYHCLPQYERVGPFLRKCLDTGSWSGEEPKCEFMPNEVAEAQGVGTSVGIGAGVIIFILIILGLVYLRLRKATPVKNTENVQAAERKEDQNAAVMSYATLNDGTTNTMYENVPEDGLYDSPYSLSGSTYGYGTNMRRHYGRSGHYEAEPVSNRNGITINGVSVR comes from the exons ATGGAGAGTACGAtggaaatatgtaatttat GGCCACCTACTTGCGGTAGTCCAGAAAAGTTCGAAAACACAACAATTATAGGCACCAAACGAACCATAGGATCTACGATAGAATACGTTTGTCCCGATGGGTATATGCTAATAGGATCGAAGAGTAGAACATGTCAACCAAATGGATTTTGGAGTGGCGAGCCGGCCATGTGCAAAT TTGTTAACTGCGGCCCCCTGCCTGAACTGGAAAACGGCGCGATCACGTTGGTCAATAAAAGAACGACTCACGGAGCGCTTGCTGATTACGCATGCAAAGAAAACTACACGTTGCTCGGTGATGCGAGGCGTAGATGCGGAGACGGCGGTATATGGAGTGGACATCAACCTCAGTGTTTAT TTGACTGGTGTCCGGAACCACCTCAAATTAACGGTGGAGTTGTGACAACTACCGGAAAGAGAGCAGGCTCGACAGCCACTTATTCTTGTCAAAATGGCTTCATTCTATTCGGAGATAAC GTTCTCACGTGCGGCGTCGGCGGTGAATGGTCAGGTAAAGCGCCTCAATGCAGATTCGTCGATTGTGGAGCACCGGCGCAAATTGAGTTCGGTTCCGTGACCCTAATTAATGGCACCACCACAGTTAAGAGTTTGGCCGTGTATACTTGTCTGGAAGATTACTGGTTGGTTGGTGAAGCGAAGCAAGAATGCACCAAAGAAGGGAAATGGAGTCACGACACGCCGTCGTGCGaat TAATCACCTGCGAAGAACCTGAAGTACCGGCTGGAAGCTACGTCGTCGGATACGACTTAAATGTTCACAGTGGTATCGAATACCATTGCGAAGCAGGATACTTACTTCAAGGAGAAACAAGACATACTTGTGGCAGGGACGGTGAATGGTCGGGAGAAGTACCGACCTGCGAAT ATGTGGACTGCGGGAAAGTTTTGCCTGTCTTGAATGGTGCTGCAGAATACGTGAATGGGACGACTCATCTCGGAAGCGAAATCACCTACAGTTGCACGAGAAACTATAGGCTAAATGGAGTGTCAAGAAGATACTGCTTAGACAACGGTCAATGGAGCGACGCGACTCCAAAGTGTGAAG AAATTCGCTGCCCGGAGCCGATTTATGCGGAGCACGGAATTCTTTCTGTGACTGGCAATGATCGAATGTACGGTAGAACTCTAATTCGGACGGGAACTCCGGAAAATTCTAATACCGGTGCGACTTCCTACAAGATCGGTGCACTTGCAAAATATCGTTGTGAAAGAGGGTACAAGGTGGTCGGGGAACCTCTATCCACTTGCGAGGACAACGGAAAATGGAGCGGCGAGGTTCCGCGATGTGTCT atGTCGATTGTGGGAAACCGGAACACATTCAACATGGAAGATATACTTTAACGTCGAACGCTACCTATTATGGAGCTGCTGCTCTTTACGAGTGTGACGGTAATTTTGAATTGGATGGATTTGCTAGGAGACTGTGTCTTGAGAATGGCACTTGGAGCAGCGACACCCCAGTTTGTAAGG AAATTAGGTGCAAAGACCCCGAAAAAGAGGGAGTGTTATCCACGCAAGTTTCGACTCACAGCGTAGGTGGAGTGGCTCATTACAGTTGTCCGCGTGGATTCTACATGGAAGGGAACGAAACTAGAATATGCTTGCAAAATGGATCCTGGAGTGGAAGCACGCCAGCCTGTTTct CGGTCGATTGCAAACATCCGGAACCTATAGAAAATGGAAGAGTGATAGTGGTGAACGGAAGTACTACTTATGGTGGAACCGCAGAATATCACTGTTTACCACAGTACGAAAGAGTGGGGCCGTTTTTGAGAAAATGTTTAGATACTGGTTCATGGAGTGGAGAGGAACCCAAATGCgaat TTATGCCAAATGAAGTAGCTGAAGCACAAGGCGTGGGTACTAGCGTTGGTATTGGAGCTggagttataatatttatattaattatcctTGGACTCGTCTATCTAAGACT GAGGAAAGCTACGCCGGTGAAGAACACGGAAAATGTTCAAGCGGCTGAAAGAAAAGAGGACCAAAATGCTGCTGTTATGTCTTATGCCACTCTTAACGATGGCACAACTAACACCATGTACGAGAATGTTCCAGAGGACGGTCTTTACGACAGTCCTTACAGCCTAAGTGGCAGTACATACGG GTACGGTACCAATATGAGAAGACATTACGGTAGATCGGGACACTATGAAGCAGAACCAGTTTCAAACAGGAACGGCATTACAATTAATGGAGTATCCGTGCGATAG
- the LOC122569519 gene encoding myosin regulatory light chain sqh: MSSRKTAGRRATTKKRAQRATSNVFAMFDQAQIAEFKEAFNMIDQNHDGFIDKEDLHDMLASLGKNPTDEYLEGMMNEAPGPINFTMFLTLFGERLQGTDPEDVIKNAFGCFDEENTGHINEERLRELLTTMGDRFTDDDVDEMYREAPIKGSMFDYIEFTRILKHGAKDKDEQ, from the exons ATGTCTTCGCGTAAAACAGCCGGACGCCGTGCAACAACAAAAAAGCGTGCACAACGCGCAACATCAAACGTCTTCGCGATGTTTGATCAAGCTCAAATCGCTGAATTTAAGGAAGCTTTCAATATGATCGACCAAAATCACGATGGTTTCATCGATAAAGAAGATCTTCACGACATGCTTGCCTCGTTAG GTAAAAATCCTACTGACGAATACTTGGAGGGAATGATGAATGAGGCTCCGGGACCTATCAATTTTACAATGTTTTTAACTTTATTCGGCGAAAGACTTCAAGGCACAGATCCGGAAGATGTAATTAAGAACGCCTTTGGTTGtttcgacgaagaaaatacTGGGCACATAAACGAAGAACGTCTTCGAGAATTACTTACTACAATGGGAGAcag ATTTACGGATGACGACGTGGATGAAATGTATCGAGAAGCACCTATCAAAGGATCGATGTTCGACTACATAGAATTTACCCGAATTTTAAAACACGGTGCTAAAGACAAGGACGAAcagtga